A stretch of the Solanum dulcamara chromosome 6, daSolDulc1.2, whole genome shotgun sequence genome encodes the following:
- the LOC129892463 gene encoding UDP-glycosyltransferase 71K3-like codes for MRKLELVFVPAPSIGHLVSICKFAEKLVNRDERLCVTILIIRPPPPWDSSIDAYIKRSSSAPEGSRIRYITLAQIEPPSSEELAKSIEKYISLLIANYRPLVKDAIISNKSWPDTDSNPKIIGLVFDMFCSSMIDVANELDIPSYLFFTSGAGFLGFLFYLSVWHDQFGREFNRSDGDFNIAAYAHPVPSKVLPTFAFVKEGYDSFRNHGVRFKETKGILINTVAEFESHAVNSLASDPELPPVYTVGFLLDLEAQKGKGNSKSEHKEIMKWLDQQPPSSVLFLCFGSEGVFEPSQLIEMAIGLERSEVRFLWSIRPPVNAETTNLEEILPEGFLERTKNKGIICGWAPQVDILAHKATGAFISHCGWNSTIESLWHGVPIVTWPLYAEQHINAFQLVKDLEMAVELTLDYRMHNTDHCEIVKAEEMEKAIRCTMDTENPLRKRVKDTGEICRKALMEGGSSFISLGRFIETILDS; via the coding sequence ATGAGGAAATTAGAGCTGGTATTTGTGCCTGCCCCATCCATCGGTCACCTTGTTTCGATATGCAAGTTTGCAGAGAAGTTGGTTAATAGAGATGAAAGGCTATGTGTAACAATTCTTATTATAAGGCCACCCCCACCATGGGATTCCAGCATAGATGCCTACATCAAGCGAAGTTCCTCTGCTCCTGAGGGAAGTCGAATTAGATACATCACACTTGCTCAAATCGAACCGCCATCTTCAGAAGAACTAGCCAAGTCTATTGAGAAGTACATCTCTCTTTTGATAGCAAATTATCGACCCCTTGTTAAAGATGCAATTATCAGCAACAAGTCATGGCCTGATACTGATTCGAACCCGAAAATTATTGGATTAGTCTTTGACATGTTTTGCAGTTCCATGATTGATGTAGCAAATGAACTTGACATTCCTTCCTATCTTTTCTTCACTTCTGGTGCTGGTTTTCTTGGTTTCCTGTTTTACCTTTCCGTTTGGCATGACCAATTTGGGAGAGAATTTAATCGATCTGATGGCGATTTTAATATAGCAGCCTATGCTCATCCGGTACCCTCAAAAGTCTTGCCTACGTTTGCATTTGTCAAGGAAGGTTATGACTCATTCCGCAACCATGGTGTCAGGTTCAAAGAAACCAAAGGAATTCTCATCAACACGGTTGCGGAATTCGAAAGTCACGCTGTCAATAGCTTAGCATCTGATCCTGAATTACCTCCAGTTTACACAGTAGGATTTCTTCTTGACCTTGAAGCACAAAAAGGTAAGGGAAATTCCAAATCTGAACATAAAGAAATCATGAAATGGCTAGACCAGCAGCCACCTTCATCTGTTCTTTTTCTTTGCTTTGGAAGCGAGGGTGTTTTTGAGCCATCACAGCTTATCGAGATGGCAATTGGACTTGAACGAAGTGAGGTTAGATTCTTGTGGTCAATACGCCCGCCTGTGAACGCTGAAACTACAAATCTAGAGGAGATATTGCCAGAAGGATTCTTGGAGAGGACAAAAAACAAAGGAATAATATGTGGATGGGCACCTCAAGTCGATATCTTGGCTCACAAGGCCACTGGAGCATTCATATCTCATTGTGGATGGAATTCGACTATAGAGAGTCTATGGCATGGAGTACCAATTGTGACATGGCCCCTTTATGCAGAACAACACATTAACGCGTTTCAATTGGTGAAAGATCTTGAGATGGCAGTGGAGCTGACACTGGATTACAGGATGCACAATACTGATCATTGTGAAATTGTGAAGGCAGAGGAGATGGAGAAAGCTATAAGATGCACAATGGACACTGAAAATCCCCTGAGGAAGAGAGTCAAGGACACGGGAGAAATTTGCAGGAAGGCGTTGATGGAGGGTGGATCCTCTTTCATTTCTCTAGGACGATTCATTGAAACTATTCTTGATTCCTAG